A single genomic interval of Spirosoma linguale DSM 74 harbors:
- a CDS encoding transcriptional regulator, AraC family (PFAM: helix-turn-helix- domain containing protein AraC type~SMART: Helix-turn-helix, AraC domain~KEGG: abb:ABBFA_000249 regulatory protein), with the protein MQNQLVRTVSEFNNELKLKGFNAFQIEDDSNATRFYSRKDFYKICLTTGRSIIHYADKSFVQEGTILFFGNPHIPYSWETISTTYAGYTCLFSDAFLKQSDRSESLQQSPLFKIGGTPILHITDQQREFLSTIFLKMIEEQQTDYVYKDDLIRNYIQLIIHEALKLQPSENYSIHKNAGQRIASVFLELLERQFPIESTDRPLQLKTAQDYAKSLAVHVNYLNRSVKEVTGKSTTAHIAERVCSEAKALLQHTDWSIAQIAYALGFEYPTYFNNYFKRVTGTTPTSFRP; encoded by the coding sequence ATGCAAAACCAACTCGTTCGTACCGTTTCGGAGTTCAACAATGAGCTGAAGCTCAAAGGCTTTAATGCATTTCAGATCGAGGACGACAGTAATGCCACTCGTTTTTACAGCCGGAAGGACTTCTATAAGATTTGCCTGACGACGGGCAGGAGCATCATTCATTATGCCGACAAGAGTTTTGTGCAGGAAGGCACCATCCTGTTCTTCGGTAATCCGCACATTCCGTATTCCTGGGAGACCATTTCCACTACCTATGCCGGTTACACCTGCCTTTTTTCAGACGCATTTTTAAAGCAGTCCGACCGCTCCGAAAGCCTGCAACAGTCTCCGTTGTTCAAGATTGGAGGTACGCCTATTTTACACATCACCGACCAGCAGCGGGAGTTTTTAAGCACCATCTTCCTGAAGATGATTGAGGAGCAACAGACGGATTACGTGTACAAAGACGACCTGATTCGTAACTACATCCAGTTGATTATTCATGAAGCGCTGAAGCTGCAACCTTCCGAGAACTACAGCATTCATAAGAACGCGGGTCAACGCATTGCGTCTGTTTTCCTTGAACTGCTGGAACGGCAGTTCCCCATTGAAAGCACCGACCGGCCGCTTCAGTTAAAGACGGCCCAGGATTATGCAAAAAGCCTTGCGGTTCATGTGAATTACCTGAACCGTTCGGTAAAAGAAGTGACCGGCAAATCGACCACCGCCCACATTGCCGAACGCGTTTGTAGCGAAGCCAAAGCGCTCCTGCAGCACACCGACTGGAGCATTGCCCAGATTGCCTATGCACTGGGGTTTGAGTATCCTACGTACTTTAACAATTATTTCAAACGAGTGACTGGCACGACGCCAACCTCGTTCCGGCCCTGA
- a CDS encoding alpha-L-rhamnosidase (PFAM: alpha-L-rhamnosidase; alpha-L-rhamnosidase domain protein~KEGG: hypothetical protein), translating into MQHAPMKIKLSTLLILVITLLAVSSQSMAQSTIREDLLQKPWKAQWITGPGRPINRFTAASDLSLKDYGVYKFRKTIELASKPASFVVHVSGDNRYKLFVNGKQVAQGPARGDLYFWNFETLDLAPYLQAGRNTVAAVVWNDGRLKPEAQISFLTAFILQGDSPAEEILNTNDSWKTSKDESYQPLAVRVPGYYVAGPAELLDMSKHLKGWEKTDYDESKWVSARQIGPGVTKDAAVNSTGWMLVPSPLPAMEMTTQRLATTRKASGVTVPAGFPATATKVTIPANTTATLLLDQGFLTNAYPTLQFSGGQGAGLSIGYSEGLYIRKNENVNGPRVPSLPKGNRNEVDGKIFIGKADSLLSDGTANQVYTPLWWRTYRYVQVVVSTKADPLVIDDIYGTFTGYPFTVNAQLKSQNPELGKMLDIGWRTARLCAFETYMDCPYYEQLQYIGDARIQGLVSLFYAGDDRLLRYGLTLMDHSRLAEGITLSRYPTDLHQQIPTFSLWWVAMLHDYYRYRPDSLFIKDKLPGARQVLSFFERYQQADGSLKNVPYWIFTDWTQGKGWDFGMAPVGQHGESAVLDMQLLWTYQLAAELENNIGLKELGRQYTSRAEQLKKTILRKYWNSGRNLFADTETKDTYSQHANSLAILSGVTQASQATAIAKTMLADTSLAPASIYFKFYLHQALTKAGLGDDYLTWLDKWRENMASGLTTWAETSNVNTSRSDCHAWGSSPNLEFFRTVLGIDSDAPGFAKVKITPHLGSIDAISGEMPHPNGKVSVAYKVEKGALKADITLPPKTTGSFVWKGKTAVLNAGKNTLTM; encoded by the coding sequence ATGCAACACGCGCCCATGAAAATAAAGTTATCTACCTTACTCATCCTTGTTATCACGCTGCTGGCGGTCAGCTCCCAGTCGATGGCGCAATCCACCATTCGGGAAGATCTTCTGCAAAAACCCTGGAAAGCCCAGTGGATTACCGGGCCGGGGCGGCCTATCAATCGGTTTACGGCGGCATCGGACCTGAGTCTGAAAGACTATGGCGTGTATAAATTCAGGAAAACCATTGAGTTGGCCAGTAAACCAGCTTCGTTTGTCGTCCATGTGTCGGGCGACAACCGGTACAAACTCTTTGTGAATGGGAAACAGGTAGCCCAGGGGCCAGCGAGGGGGGATCTGTACTTCTGGAATTTCGAAACGCTGGATTTGGCTCCTTACCTGCAGGCGGGCCGGAATACGGTGGCGGCTGTGGTCTGGAACGATGGACGGCTGAAGCCCGAAGCCCAGATCTCTTTCCTGACGGCCTTCATCCTCCAGGGCGATAGTCCTGCCGAGGAAATCCTGAACACGAACGATAGCTGGAAAACCAGTAAGGACGAAAGCTACCAGCCCTTGGCTGTGCGGGTTCCTGGCTATTACGTGGCCGGGCCTGCCGAACTGCTCGACATGAGCAAGCACCTGAAAGGCTGGGAGAAAACCGACTACGATGAGAGTAAATGGGTCAGTGCCCGCCAGATTGGCCCCGGCGTTACTAAGGATGCGGCTGTCAATTCGACGGGCTGGATGCTGGTGCCCTCCCCATTGCCCGCTATGGAAATGACAACCCAGCGGCTGGCTACCACCCGAAAAGCAAGCGGTGTTACTGTGCCTGCTGGTTTTCCGGCCACGGCCACAAAAGTGACCATTCCCGCCAACACAACGGCGACGCTCCTGCTGGATCAGGGCTTTCTGACCAACGCTTACCCAACACTTCAGTTTAGCGGTGGGCAGGGCGCGGGCCTATCCATCGGCTACTCGGAAGGGCTCTATATCCGCAAGAATGAAAACGTCAACGGCCCAAGAGTGCCCTCGCTGCCGAAAGGGAACCGGAACGAGGTCGACGGAAAAATCTTTATCGGTAAGGCAGATAGTCTCCTTTCCGACGGAACGGCCAATCAGGTGTACACCCCACTCTGGTGGCGAACCTACCGGTACGTGCAAGTGGTAGTGAGCACCAAAGCCGACCCGCTCGTGATCGACGATATCTACGGTACCTTTACGGGGTATCCGTTTACGGTCAATGCCCAGCTCAAAAGTCAGAATCCCGAGTTGGGTAAAATGCTCGACATTGGCTGGCGAACTGCCCGGCTCTGCGCCTTCGAAACCTACATGGACTGCCCCTATTACGAACAGCTGCAATACATTGGCGATGCCCGCATACAAGGGCTGGTTTCGCTCTTCTACGCCGGGGATGATCGCCTGTTGCGCTACGGGCTGACGCTCATGGACCATTCCCGACTTGCCGAAGGCATCACCCTGAGCCGGTACCCAACGGACCTGCATCAGCAGATTCCGACGTTCTCGCTCTGGTGGGTGGCTATGCTGCACGATTACTATCGCTACCGCCCCGACAGCCTGTTCATTAAAGACAAGCTGCCCGGTGCCCGTCAGGTACTGTCGTTCTTTGAACGCTACCAGCAGGCCGATGGATCGCTGAAAAATGTGCCGTACTGGATATTCACCGACTGGACGCAGGGCAAAGGCTGGGATTTCGGGATGGCACCCGTCGGTCAACATGGCGAATCGGCAGTGCTCGATATGCAGCTGTTGTGGACGTATCAACTGGCCGCCGAACTTGAAAACAACATTGGGCTGAAAGAACTGGGCCGACAGTACACAAGCCGGGCCGAGCAGCTTAAAAAGACCATCCTGCGTAAATACTGGAACTCGGGTAGAAACCTCTTTGCCGATACCGAAACGAAAGATACCTATTCGCAGCACGCCAATTCGCTGGCTATTCTGTCGGGGGTAACCCAGGCCAGTCAGGCGACGGCGATTGCCAAAACGATGCTGGCCGATACGTCGCTGGCACCGGCTTCGATCTACTTCAAGTTTTACCTGCACCAGGCCCTCACCAAAGCCGGGCTGGGCGACGATTACCTGACGTGGCTGGATAAGTGGCGCGAAAACATGGCATCGGGTCTGACCACCTGGGCCGAAACGTCGAATGTGAACACCTCGCGCTCCGATTGTCATGCCTGGGGATCGAGCCCCAACTTGGAGTTTTTCAGGACCGTGCTGGGGATCGACAGCGACGCGCCGGGTTTTGCCAAAGTAAAAATCACGCCCCATTTAGGGTCCATTGACGCCATCAGTGGTGAAATGCCCCACCCGAACGGGAAAGTGTCGGTAGCCTACAAAGTGGAGAAAGGGGCGCTCAAAGCTGATATTACGCTTCCGCCCAAAACAACCGGAAGTTTTGTCTGGAAAGGAAAAACGGCCGTACTCAACGCCGGGAAGAATACGCTGACGATGTAA
- a CDS encoding hypothetical protein (KEGG: sse:Ssed_3748 hypothetical protein), with the protein MKLFLSWSGPVSHKIATVFRDWIPLVLQSVEPYVSSEDIDKGTRWSSDIAKELEESRYGIICVTHQNLKAPWVNFEAGALSKTIEKSNVAPFLFNIKKSEVDGPLLQFQLTVYDREDIKKLINSINNASDTVVLDQPKLEKIFAQWWPSLESSFEVILQECKTLEKADKTPQQKEPVSEAYDKILEELLELTRLQVKILKNPEELLPPKYLAYALRESPPRRNSRANMTIQELHSLYRHLREITRSTVLENQEEYSKKMAEVTDIVNVMGDQIEYLYRRSRDIESNFM; encoded by the coding sequence ATGAAATTATTTTTAAGTTGGTCAGGTCCAGTAAGTCATAAAATAGCCACTGTATTTAGAGATTGGATTCCTCTTGTGCTGCAATCGGTTGAACCTTATGTTTCATCAGAAGACATTGATAAAGGGACAAGATGGAGTTCCGACATAGCAAAAGAATTGGAGGAGAGCAGGTATGGTATTATCTGTGTAACTCACCAAAACTTGAAAGCCCCTTGGGTTAATTTTGAAGCAGGAGCATTATCTAAGACAATTGAAAAGTCTAATGTTGCTCCATTTCTTTTTAATATAAAAAAGTCAGAAGTTGATGGGCCTTTGTTGCAGTTTCAGTTAACAGTTTATGACAGAGAGGATATTAAGAAATTAATTAATAGTATCAACAACGCTTCTGATACTGTTGTCTTAGACCAACCAAAACTTGAAAAAATATTTGCTCAGTGGTGGCCATCTTTAGAGAGTAGTTTTGAGGTAATCCTTCAGGAATGTAAGACTTTAGAAAAAGCCGATAAGACTCCTCAACAAAAGGAGCCTGTTAGTGAAGCTTACGACAAAATATTAGAAGAGTTGCTTGAATTGACAAGACTTCAAGTAAAAATCTTAAAAAATCCAGAAGAGTTGTTACCACCCAAATATCTCGCTTACGCGCTTAGAGAGTCACCACCTAGAAGAAATAGTAGGGCAAATATGACTATACAAGAACTGCATAGTTTATACAGACATCTTAGAGAAATTACTAGAAGTACGGTTTTAGAAAATCAGGAAGAATATTCCAAAAAAATGGCCGAAGTGACAGATATTGTCAATGTGATGGGCGACCAAATTGAATATTTATATAGGAGAAGTAGAGATATTGAGTCGAACTTTATGTGA
- a CDS encoding Cupin 2 conserved barrel domain protein (PFAM: Cupin 2 conserved barrel domain protein~KEGG: dvm:DvMF_2945 cupin 2 conserved barrel domain protein) — translation MRTSCFELTLVGVFFISLSATAQTSAPTAASKTTVFPKGEKAPAGNFTGTVWVQPLVDNDSVYNLISGSVTFESGARTNWHIHPTGQILMITEGTGYHQIKGQPRELIRRGEVVKCPPNVAHWHGASPGSSMTHIYMIPNTEKGIVQWLQPVSEEEYNRSK, via the coding sequence ATGAGAACTAGCTGCTTCGAACTGACCCTTGTGGGGGTATTCTTCATTAGTCTTTCGGCTACTGCACAAACCAGTGCGCCTACAGCAGCCAGTAAAACCACTGTCTTTCCCAAAGGGGAGAAGGCTCCGGCGGGCAATTTTACGGGAACTGTCTGGGTACAACCCCTGGTCGATAATGATTCGGTCTATAATCTGATCAGCGGGAGTGTCACCTTCGAATCAGGCGCCCGAACGAATTGGCATATACACCCAACCGGTCAGATTCTGATGATTACAGAAGGTACCGGCTATCACCAGATTAAAGGTCAGCCTCGCGAGCTTATCCGGAGAGGGGAAGTTGTCAAATGTCCGCCCAATGTAGCGCATTGGCATGGAGCCAGCCCCGGAAGCAGCATGACGCATATTTACATGATTCCTAATACAGAAAAAGGAATTGTTCAATGGCTGCAACCGGTTAGTGAGGAGGAATACAACCGTTCGAAATAA
- a CDS encoding transcriptional regulator, LysR family (PFAM: LysR substrate-binding; regulatory protein LysR~KEGG: smd:Smed_6318 LysR family transcriptional regulator) has product MEFRQLKYFVGVAEALHFGQAAKRLFVSQSALSQQIKLLEGELGVDLFVSIKRTKWHQVELTQAGALFLIDAKRILQLSEQAIQTVRQIGIDQPTVRLGIFKLILPERIVGMMELFTTHFPALSVQLVELANTVEVQEWVATDRVDLGMTVLPLVREGLVAKTYAKTNYTILMSRSHPLATQTGIRLEQLHNQKWIDVGREAGVFFGQAEEICRRANVDRAPNIVQHVPSFELLKSMVRLGKGIAFIPASLDLRQEPGLLSKPILHADGTPFDEVAIRHVLIHKSEQPNPLVQALSGLVKFDLS; this is encoded by the coding sequence ATGGAATTTCGGCAGTTGAAGTACTTTGTGGGCGTAGCCGAAGCCCTGCACTTCGGTCAGGCGGCAAAGCGTCTGTTTGTCAGTCAATCGGCGTTGAGTCAACAAATCAAGTTGCTCGAAGGTGAGTTGGGCGTGGATCTATTTGTTAGCATCAAGCGCACCAAATGGCATCAGGTAGAATTGACCCAGGCCGGTGCCCTGTTTCTGATCGATGCCAAACGTATTCTGCAATTAAGTGAGCAGGCGATTCAAACCGTTCGGCAGATAGGGATCGATCAGCCCACTGTCAGGCTGGGAATTTTCAAACTGATTCTACCCGAACGAATTGTGGGGATGATGGAGCTGTTTACCACCCACTTTCCTGCTCTGTCAGTTCAACTGGTTGAGTTGGCCAATACGGTTGAGGTACAGGAATGGGTGGCTACTGATCGCGTCGATTTGGGAATGACGGTGCTGCCGTTAGTCCGGGAAGGATTGGTAGCTAAAACCTATGCTAAAACGAATTATACCATTCTAATGAGTCGAAGCCACCCGCTGGCCACCCAAACGGGCATCCGGCTGGAGCAATTACACAACCAGAAGTGGATCGATGTGGGACGGGAGGCTGGCGTGTTTTTTGGCCAGGCGGAGGAGATCTGCCGTCGGGCAAACGTCGATCGCGCGCCGAACATCGTGCAGCACGTGCCCTCTTTTGAGTTGCTGAAGAGTATGGTTCGTTTGGGGAAGGGGATTGCGTTTATTCCCGCTTCCCTGGATTTACGCCAGGAGCCGGGGTTGCTTTCCAAACCCATCCTCCATGCCGATGGTACCCCTTTTGACGAGGTCGCTATTCGGCACGTTCTCATTCACAAATCCGAACAGCCCAACCCGCTGGTACAAGCGCTGAGCGGATTAGTGAAATTCGACTTAAGCTAG
- a CDS encoding hypothetical protein (KEGG: hypothetical protein LOC100213976): MTYTRKPLLFIAFLTLFAGACKNDEENVAPTDDNEAITTATLTLTNKAVPTEIVTATIDNLNTTADFSKATLTLKANTTYTGVVTLLDKTKPPVLDATAEIREKANEHLFVYTPSTGLNLTATLTDKDTNPAPGPYPIGLTTEMKTGAASSGKLKLVLRHQPATKNGTATPGTTDLDTDFTVVIQ; the protein is encoded by the coding sequence ATGACGTATACCCGGAAACCGTTACTTTTTATCGCTTTCCTGACGCTTTTTGCCGGAGCCTGCAAAAATGACGAAGAGAATGTAGCCCCAACGGACGATAACGAAGCCATTACCACGGCCACGCTTACGCTGACCAACAAAGCAGTACCCACCGAAATTGTCACGGCGACGATTGATAATCTCAACACCACGGCCGATTTCAGCAAGGCAACGCTGACCTTAAAAGCCAATACTACCTATACGGGCGTGGTGACACTGCTGGATAAAACAAAGCCCCCCGTACTCGATGCGACGGCGGAAATCCGGGAGAAAGCGAATGAGCATCTGTTTGTCTACACCCCAAGCACGGGGCTGAACCTGACCGCTACGCTGACCGATAAAGACACGAATCCCGCACCGGGTCCCTATCCAATTGGCCTCACGACCGAAATGAAAACGGGTGCAGCCAGTTCAGGTAAACTGAAGCTCGTCTTACGCCACCAGCCCGCCACCAAGAATGGTACCGCCACCCCCGGCACCACAGATCTTGATACGGATTTCACGGTAGTGATTCAATAA
- a CDS encoding Carboxylesterase (PFAM: Carboxylesterase type B~KEGG: cak:Caul_1847 carboxylesterase type B), producing the protein MDSVNRRDFLTRLTLATATVSLPQYAFSFNGRADEFITTDTTHGKLRGIRKDGVNLFRGIPYGGRISGDRRFRRPAPLEPWTGVRDALEFGAPAIQPPRRNEPAPSEDCLFLNVWTPANDNRKRPVMFYSHGGGFVIGSGASGGQDGSNLARNFDVVVVETNHRLGLLGFLYLDEVAGVDYAGSGNMGMLDIVDGLKWVHDNIARFGGDPSNVMIWGESGGGAKTSCLYAMPSAAPYFNKASIESGPGVRMTSKETAAETTAMLLRELNIAPKDWRKLLDIPASELLVMQGKLPFAPPFQEKNNRKSLMERRAGGFSPVVDGTVLPHNPFDPTAPAISRNKPLLVGWNEDEFTFFAWERKDTEFAKLTFETLPKRLEAQFGEDTPKIIDTYRKANPNATAPDIFIAVSSITMMGLGSVDIAEKKVKQGGAPVYLYNFGYKSEKLIPGTDYPMGTPHAMDISFKFNNEIPPRDGSAPKESFFGGNRPERFTASHHFAELWTTFARTGKPAAKDVPAWPAFNLKSRPTMRIDANCEVINNRFSDELAMWRTIGRL; encoded by the coding sequence ATGGATAGCGTAAATAGACGTGATTTTTTAACCCGATTAACATTGGCTACCGCAACGGTCAGTCTGCCCCAGTACGCTTTTTCGTTCAATGGGAGAGCCGATGAGTTTATTACTACCGATACGACTCATGGGAAACTGCGGGGAATACGAAAAGACGGTGTCAACCTGTTTCGCGGCATACCCTATGGTGGCCGGATTTCGGGCGATCGACGGTTCCGGCGGCCTGCTCCGCTTGAACCCTGGACGGGCGTTCGCGATGCGCTTGAATTTGGCGCACCGGCTATCCAGCCGCCCCGCAGGAATGAGCCAGCCCCATCGGAAGACTGTTTGTTCCTTAACGTCTGGACACCCGCGAACGATAATCGCAAACGGCCCGTGATGTTTTACAGCCACGGGGGGGGCTTTGTCATCGGTTCAGGCGCATCGGGAGGGCAGGATGGATCGAATCTGGCCCGGAATTTCGATGTCGTCGTTGTTGAGACGAACCACCGGTTAGGGTTACTGGGATTTCTTTATCTGGATGAAGTGGCGGGTGTCGACTATGCCGGTTCAGGCAACATGGGCATGCTGGATATCGTCGATGGGCTCAAATGGGTTCATGATAATATTGCCCGGTTTGGGGGTGATCCTTCGAATGTGATGATCTGGGGCGAATCGGGTGGGGGAGCAAAAACCTCCTGTCTGTATGCCATGCCTTCGGCTGCTCCTTATTTCAACAAGGCTTCCATTGAAAGCGGGCCGGGCGTTCGGATGACCTCAAAAGAGACAGCCGCCGAAACAACGGCCATGCTGCTCAGAGAACTGAATATTGCCCCCAAAGACTGGCGGAAACTGCTGGATATTCCCGCATCCGAGCTGTTAGTTATGCAGGGAAAACTGCCTTTTGCCCCGCCGTTTCAGGAGAAAAACAACCGAAAATCCCTGATGGAACGTAGAGCGGGTGGTTTTTCACCGGTAGTTGACGGAACGGTATTGCCGCATAACCCCTTCGATCCGACAGCCCCGGCTATCTCCCGCAACAAACCGTTACTGGTTGGCTGGAATGAAGACGAATTCACCTTTTTCGCCTGGGAGCGTAAGGACACCGAATTTGCCAAACTGACGTTCGAGACCTTGCCCAAACGGCTGGAAGCGCAATTTGGTGAAGATACCCCCAAAATTATCGACACCTACCGGAAAGCAAACCCCAACGCGACGGCACCGGATATCTTCATTGCCGTGTCGTCCATAACGATGATGGGATTGGGGTCGGTCGATATCGCCGAAAAGAAGGTGAAGCAGGGAGGGGCACCCGTTTATCTCTACAATTTTGGCTACAAGTCCGAGAAACTCATTCCCGGCACCGACTACCCGATGGGTACGCCCCACGCGATGGATATTTCGTTCAAGTTCAACAACGAAATTCCCCCACGCGACGGCTCCGCGCCCAAAGAAAGCTTCTTCGGCGGCAACCGCCCTGAACGGTTTACAGCCTCGCACCACTTTGCCGAACTCTGGACAACCTTTGCCCGTACGGGTAAACCGGCCGCCAAAGACGTACCAGCCTGGCCTGCCTTCAATCTGAAAAGTCGGCCAACCATGCGGATCGATGCCAACTGCGAGGTTATCAACAACCGCTTCAGCGACGAACTCGCTATGTGGCGGACCATCGGACGATTGTAA
- a CDS encoding Cold-shock protein DNA-binding protein (PFAM: Cold-shock protein DNA-binding~KEGG: shn:Shewana3_0879 hypothetical protein), which translates to MNVHFGVVKKYFPEKGFGFVSHPLDSKTRQDVFFHIKNVQKSNKVIAEKLSSYDPNDIIYFYYESETTPKGEQVKSILLTDGIDELLKSNSHNFTQKLERIWQDFETTQPVWLCDVTQNVIGVDGLNRLKHERELLKEKKREAEELKRQEREKVEAERQAQLELQRQERERIEAERQKQREIQEQQRKIEQAEQERQNKIRDEEFKLLVAEIKPKGFTMSWQVSNYIIKNRLGDKYKHISGILVMENESSTWKFNGGFPPDIYAKLCQEIGLGNKGTNSRVVGFTAFKDL; encoded by the coding sequence ATGAATGTTCATTTTGGAGTAGTAAAGAAATATTTCCCTGAAAAAGGATTCGGATTTGTATCACATCCGCTTGATTCTAAAACACGTCAAGATGTATTCTTTCACATTAAAAATGTTCAAAAGTCTAATAAGGTAATAGCTGAAAAATTATCATCATACGACCCAAATGATATTATATATTTTTATTATGAATCTGAAACTACCCCAAAAGGGGAGCAGGTTAAGAGCATTTTGCTTACGGACGGCATCGATGAATTACTAAAATCTAATTCGCATAATTTTACACAAAAATTAGAACGCATATGGCAAGATTTTGAAACGACCCAGCCGGTCTGGCTATGCGATGTTACTCAAAATGTAATCGGCGTCGACGGATTAAATAGATTAAAACATGAAAGGGAACTTTTAAAGGAAAAGAAGAGAGAAGCGGAGGAGTTAAAACGGCAAGAAAGAGAAAAAGTTGAAGCAGAGAGGCAAGCACAGCTTGAACTTCAACGGCAAGAGAGAGAAAGAATTGAAGCCGAAAGGCAAAAACAGCGTGAAATCCAAGAGCAGCAACGCAAGATTGAGCAAGCGGAACAAGAGAGGCAGAATAAGATTAGGGATGAAGAATTTAAACTACTCGTTGCTGAAATAAAACCAAAAGGTTTTACGATGAGTTGGCAGGTCTCAAATTATATTATTAAGAACAGACTAGGTGATAAATATAAACACATATCTGGAATTTTGGTAATGGAAAACGAAAGTTCAACATGGAAATTCAACGGAGGTTTCCCGCCAGATATATATGCTAAGTTGTGCCAAGAAATAGGACTTGGAAACAAAGGCACCAATTCAAGAGTCGTCGGGTTTACAGCATTTAAAGACCTGTGA
- a CDS encoding ISPpu9, transposase (KEGG: ara:Arad_9953 ISPpu9, transposase) yields the protein MKEQLNYQQMPVIHQQVAGIDIGSKFHVVAVGDNPKTDVKEFGVSTKALFEIALFLKENDVQHVAMEATGGYEKPLVSVLQQEGFDVLVTAGANTKNYRRFKSDVSDAIHIRTLHQLGLLPPIFITDEFATTIRPLVRMRQSLIEDGADYIRRIQKTLRLINVRLDATLTDSTSVSGLAIIKAICEGEEDGAILAALVDKHCKKTPAELTQLLTGNWTPSIRLQVQSSYRLYQAVQAEMTRLDAELDRLFTEHTQHLPRAEATKKKPRKHRNAPKVAVEQYARQMLGVNLHEIPGFGRTAILTLMSEVGESIHRFNSAKAFAKWLGFTPNNKASGGKLLSRKTLKNKSNLPNTFRQVANSIGNMKDSNPLVNFFRRVAFKSSRKKAITATARKLAVLVYTMLKRGEAYQPEKLERDQEQVKVMQIRKIKKNLHKFGISIQDLGWTVDFQTA from the coding sequence ATGAAAGAACAGCTTAACTATCAGCAAATGCCTGTCATTCATCAGCAGGTGGCAGGCATTGACATTGGCTCCAAGTTTCACGTCGTAGCCGTGGGAGACAATCCCAAAACCGACGTCAAAGAGTTTGGCGTTTCCACTAAAGCCCTTTTTGAGATCGCGCTTTTTCTCAAAGAGAATGACGTTCAGCACGTTGCTATGGAAGCCACCGGAGGCTACGAAAAACCACTGGTGAGCGTCCTCCAACAGGAAGGCTTTGACGTGTTAGTTACAGCTGGAGCCAACACCAAAAACTACCGACGCTTCAAGTCAGACGTGTCAGATGCCATCCATATCCGAACCCTGCATCAGTTAGGTTTACTACCCCCTATTTTCATCACCGATGAGTTTGCTACCACCATTCGGCCACTGGTGCGGATGCGCCAAAGCCTCATTGAAGATGGGGCTGACTACATCCGGCGCATCCAAAAGACGCTTCGGCTGATCAATGTGCGCTTAGATGCCACCTTGACCGATTCCACTTCCGTGTCGGGCTTGGCGATCATCAAGGCAATTTGTGAGGGCGAAGAGGACGGGGCAATTCTGGCGGCCCTGGTTGATAAACATTGTAAGAAGACACCTGCCGAACTTACCCAATTGCTAACGGGAAATTGGACACCTAGTATACGACTACAAGTGCAGTCGTCCTACCGGCTTTATCAGGCCGTTCAGGCTGAAATGACCCGGTTGGATGCCGAGTTAGACCGACTCTTCACAGAGCATACTCAACATTTGCCTAGAGCCGAAGCGACTAAAAAGAAGCCTCGTAAGCACAGGAATGCACCTAAAGTAGCGGTGGAACAGTATGCTCGGCAGATGTTAGGGGTCAATTTGCATGAGATACCAGGCTTTGGTCGCACGGCCATCCTAACATTGATGAGTGAAGTAGGCGAAAGTATCCACCGTTTTAACTCAGCAAAAGCGTTTGCCAAGTGGTTGGGTTTTACTCCCAATAATAAAGCATCTGGGGGTAAACTACTGTCGCGCAAGACTTTGAAGAACAAATCGAATCTGCCCAATACGTTCCGTCAGGTGGCTAATTCGATTGGTAACATGAAGGACTCCAATCCGTTGGTGAACTTCTTTCGGCGGGTAGCCTTCAAATCCAGCCGCAAAAAAGCCATCACGGCCACAGCAAGAAAGTTAGCCGTGCTGGTCTATACGATGTTGAAAAGAGGGGAAGCTTACCAACCCGAAAAGCTGGAACGGGATCAGGAACAAGTAAAGGTGATGCAGATCCGCAAAATCAAGAAAAATCTGCATAAGTTTGGTATCTCGATTCAAGATTTGGGCTGGACGGTGGACTTTCAGACTGCTTGA